One window of Nicotiana tomentosiformis chromosome 11, ASM39032v3, whole genome shotgun sequence genomic DNA carries:
- the LOC138901382 gene encoding uncharacterized protein yields the protein MLRLVLPAIKEILLVPGRTGFFCWILQCSWDSSEEGSPTARWSKFVDAFIDHFLLAETKAAHAAEFESRKQDSMSVWEIHMRFARLSKYVIYMLPIMEARVCRFVQGLIPLVINETAIAALNSDMNYGKMVAFSQATETHKLKNRMGREGSNKTRSAGNFSGTSGGGGGSRSTFRGGSSGTSQSFA from the exons ATGTTGCGCTTGGTTCTTCCAGCCATCAAGGagattctgctagttccagggcgAACAGGTTTCTTctgttggatcctccagtgttcatgg GACTCCAGTGAGGAAGGGAGCCCTACGGCGAGGTGGAGTAAGTTTGTCGACGCCTTTATCGACCACTTCTTGCTTGCTGAGACAAAGGCAGCCCATGCCGCCGAGTTTGAGAGTCGAAAACAAGatagcatgagtgtgtgggagaTTCATATGAGGttcgcgcgcctgtccaagtatgtcatctacatgttgcccattatggaggctagagtgtgccGGTTTGTGCAAGGCCTTatccccttggttattaatgagaccgctatagctgccttgaattctgatatgaactatgggaagatggttgcattttctcaagccacagagacccacaAACTGAAAAATAGAATGGGGCGAGAGGGTAGCAACAAGACccgatcagcgggcaactttAGTGGTActtctggtggtggtggtggtagcaGGTCAACATTTAGGGGAGGGTCGTCAGGGACATCCCAGTCCTTTGCTTAG